One stretch of Microplitis mediator isolate UGA2020A chromosome 9, iyMicMedi2.1, whole genome shotgun sequence DNA includes these proteins:
- the LOC130674964 gene encoding phenoloxidase-activating factor 2-like produces NNNNNNINNNATTASARVNSNCNCITQGLCQSVPSWTSAPSIDIRIVNQGTQGGCPSGQFLCCGTSGNYLTSSCGIQKITNSPAQSQGIAKYGQYPWQVALLKLNNEYIGSGVLISPTHILTAAHKVVTYPNTQFKVRLGDWNGIENNEPYPYQEYNPASVKIHENFNSQSLYNDIAIIKISGIVPLDTSPHINTACLPTSMPAAGTRCWVTGWGKNAFGPTGSYQNILRQVEVPIVDQSTCENKLRNTRLGQAFILDKVSFMCAGGEIGKDACTGDGGAPLVCQSSTQQWSVVGLVSWGIGCAQDVPGVYVNVVNYLPWIYQNMN; encoded by the exons aataataataataataacatcaaCAACAATg caACAACTGCAAGTGCACGAGTTAATTCAAATTGTAACTGTATTACCCAAGGTTTGTGTCAATCAGTACCATCATGGACATCTGCACCTTCAATAGACATAAGAATTGTCAATCAG GGTACACAAGGAGGATGTCCATCAGGTCAATTCTTGTGTTGTGGTACATCaggaaattatttaacaagttCATGtggaatacaaaaaataacaaattcacCAGCTCAATCACAAGGAATAGCCAAGTATGGACAATATCCTTGGCAAGTTGcccttttaaaattaaataatgagtACATCGGTTCAGGTGTACTTATCTCACCTACACATATTCTTACAGCTGCTCATAAAGTTGTAACATATCC aaatacTCAGTTTAAAGTAAGACTTGGTGATTGGAATGGTATAGAAAATAATGAACCATATCCATATCAAGAATATAATCCAGCGAGtgttaaaattcatgaaaattttaattctcaaTCACTTTATAATGATAttgcaataattaaaatttctggaATTGTACCACTTGATACAAGTCCACATATTAATACTGCGTGTTTGCCAACATCAATGCCAGCAGCTGGAACAAGATGTTGGGTTACTGGTTGGGGTAAAAATGCTTTTGGACCTACTGGaagttatcaaaatatattaagaCAGGTTGAGGTGCCAATTGTCGATCAGTCGACTTGTGAAAATAAACTTCGCAACACTAGATTGGGTCAGGcttttattttagataaagTTAGTTTTATGTGTGCCGGTGGCGAAATTGGAAAAGATGCTTGcact ggtGATGGTGGTGCACCATTGGTATGCCAATCTAGTACTCAACAATGGAGCGTTGTTGGTTTAGTTAGTTGGGGAATCGGTTGTGCACAAGATGTTCCAGGAGTTTATGTTAatgttgttaattatttaccttggatttatcaaaacatgaattaa
- the LOC130674797 gene encoding myosin-IIIa isoform X2 yields the protein MDIIEMANPSNNLAYSNLSQHIDFDSLPDPSERFELQDLIGEGTYGEVYSAYDKETDTRVAIKILENIADNIEEIEEEYLILRDMGCHPNIPLFYGLYFKKVDSLNDQNQLWFVLELCTGGSVTDLVQGLKKRGSRLTDNQIAYIIKETVEALVYMHNNNCMHRDVKGHNILLTEDGNIKLIDFGVSTHLDTDISRKNTSVGTPYWMAPEVIACEQQLDLTYDCRCDIWSVGITTIELAEGDPPLSELHPMRALFQIPRNPPPSLKNPDIHSPELSDFIAECLVKDLENRPYATELKEHPLLNEINFMIPQIKLQLKEEIEYKKSLNNISRRIIQVTTKHGKLKLDRKAQPKKIFFDDLAALDSFNEEIIIKQLEQRFKDEQIYTYIGDILIAINPYCNLGLYTSIEQRRYRGQARSDNPPHIFAVADSAYQALLHQRINQGIIISGESGAGKTESANLLLKQLVYLSKAPNRNIEEQILEINSIMEAFGNAKTGININSSRFGKYLELTMTKGGKVTGARIAVYLLEQSRVVRQTIGECNFHIFYYIIEGLNADGRLKQFNIDYLQHRNLYKYLSYNNNNNNNNDKDNDDDDDKNINKYYQVNKSFKIIGFHENQVDTIYSVLAAILNLGNIEFKQIINNDDDEDNEDNNDNKISVVDIEPLNNVANLLGIESYDLLETLTSISVVTRGETITRNNTIDEAKSTRDAMAKGLYGRLFDWIVNQINNHISFNRTMNYEPLTIYLLDIFGFENFQKNSFEQLCINIANEQIQFYFNQNIFTWEQQEYMAEGIPVDLIEFYDNRPVLDMLLSKPLGLLALLDEETRFPGANDKSLIEKFHNNIKSKFYVRPKSDAICFAVNHFSGRVVYQADGFLDKNRNFLPPEVIQLIRQSQYDMIRFLFQCPITKTGNLYSATCDNSATTPITKNYINNNTHEKYSNRALSSQSRVQQTISTYFRYSLMDLLQKMVSGTPQFVRCIKPNDNSTKKLFDNDKVIKQLRYSGVLETIRIRQNGFSHRILFADFLKRYCFLAFGWDEIVVANRDNCRLLLIRLKIDGWALGKTKVFLKYYHVEFLSKMYEEQLKKIVRVQACVRRWLAKIHYRKEKWQLACSVVTLQRHIRGWLLRKRISEQVDIDNQHHISTPIHQAYNSAKIIQQLREENNEILQNSSINNIEKVNKDNAAVIIQSNFRGYTIRKKFGSELEEKFKEILNKYDKKSDAREALINEGVSNEDAILIVHRWYKREISRQIKPSQTDEIHPKLRQADLIQFSQNVHMNNQQVHKYLRRNKPGLRLTEIDEQLPEDYSRPDGFKMVETIMQYRDDSQPGDDDTVKYYRDLKDEMSRHSHRKWFGIRRRRSWLGLTADTAGK from the exons ATGGATATTATTg aaatGGCAAATCCATCTAATAATTTGGCATACAGTAATTTAAGTCAACATATTGATTTTGATTCATTACCCGATCCAAGTGAACGTTTTGAGTTACAAGATTTAATTGGTGAAGGAACTTATGGAGAAGTTTATTCAGCTTATGATAAAGAAACTGATACACGTGTAGCtattaaaatattagaaaatattGCGGACAATATTGAAGAAATTGAAgaagaatatttaattttacgtgATATGGGTTGTCATCCAAATATACCATTGTTTTAtggtttatattttaaaaaagttgattCGTTGAATGACCAAAATCAATTGTGGTTTGTTTTAgag CTTTGTACTGGAGGATCAGTAACAGACCTTGTACAGGGACTTAAAAAACGTGGAAGCCGTTTAACTGATAATCAAATAgcatatataataaaagaaactGTTGAGGCACTTGTTTATatgcataataataattgtatgcATCGAGATGTAAAAGGtcataatatattattgacTGAAGatggaaatattaaattaattgattttggtGTATCAACACATCTTGATACAgatatttcaagaaaaaatacttCTGTTGGTACACCATATTGGATGGCACCTGag gtaATAGCTTGTGAGCAACAACTAGATTTAACGTACGATTGCCGTTGTGATATATGGTCAGTTGGAATAACAACAATTGAATTGGCTGAAGGTGATCCACCATTATCTGAATTACATCCAATGCGTGCATTATTTCAAATTCCCCGTAATCCACCACcaagtttaaaaaatcctgATATTCATTCACCAGAATTATCAGATTTTATAGCCGAATGTTTAGTAAAAGATCTTGAAAATCGGCCATACGCAACTGAATTAAAAGAACATCcattattaaatgaaataaattttatgattccACAAATAAAGTTACAACTTAAAGAAGaaatagaatataaaaaatcactaaataatatttctcgTCGAATTATTCAAGTAACAACGAAACATGGTAAATTAAAACTAGATCGTAAAGcacaaccaaaaaaaatattttttgatgattTAGCGGCATTAGATTCATTTaatgaagaaataataattaaacaattagaACAAAGATTTAAAGATgaacaaatttatacatatattggtGATATTTTAATAGCTATTAATCCTTATTGTAATCTTGGATTATATACATCAATAGAACAACGTCGTTATCGTGGACAAGCAAGATCAGATAATCCACCGCATATTTTTGCTGTTGCTGATTCAGCTTATCAAGCTTTACTTCATCAACGTATTAATCAaggaataataataagtgGTGAATCTGGTGCTGGTAAAACTGAAAGTgctaatttattacttaaacaattagtttatttaagTAAAGCACCAAATCGTAATATTGAAGAGCAAAtacttgaaataaattcaataatggAAGCATTTGGTAATGCTAAAACtggtattaatattaattcatcACGTTTTGGTAAATATTTAGAATTAACAATGACAAAAGGTGGTAAAGTTACTGGTGCACGTATTGCCGTATATTTGCTTGAACAATCACGTGTTGTTAGACAAACTATCGGTGAatgtaattttcatatattttattatattattgagGGTTTAAATGCTGATGGACgattaaaacaatttaatattgattatttacaacatcgtaatttatataaatatttaagttataataataataataataacaataatgataaagataatgatgatgatgatgataaaaatataaataaatattatcaagttaataaaagttttaaaataattggttTTCATGAAAATCAAGTTGATACTATTTATTCAGTACTTGCAGCAATATTAAATCTTGgtaatattgaatttaaacaaataattaataatgatgatgatgaagataatgaggataataatgataataaaataagtgttGTTGATATTGAACCATTAAATAATGTTGCTAATTTATTAGGAATTGAATCTTATGATTTATTAGAAACATTAACTTCAATATCTGTTGTAACACGAGGTGAAACAATAACACGTAATAATACTATTGATGAAGCTAAATCAACACGAGATGCTATGGCTAAAGGTTTATATGGACGTTTATTTGATTGGATtgttaatcaaataaataatcatatcAGTTTTAATCGTACAATGAATTATGAACCtttaacaatatatttattagatatttttggttttgaaaattttcaaaaaaattcatttgaacaATTATGTATTAATATTGCTAATGAacaaatacaattttattttaatcaaaatatttttacatgggAACAACAAGAATATATGGCTGAAGGTATTCCTGttgatttaattgaattttatgataatCGTCCTGTTTTAGATATGTTATTAAGTAAACCATTAGGTTTATTGGCATTATTAGATGAAGAAACAAGATTTCCAGGAGCtaatgataaatcattaattgaaaaatttcataataatattaaatcaaaattttatgtacGTCCTAAATCAGATGCTATATGTTTTGCTGTTAATCATTTTTCTGGTCGTGTTGTTTATCAAGCTGATGGATTTCTTGATaaaaatcgtaattttttaccACCCGAAGTTATACAATTAATACGTCAATCACAATATGACatgataagatttttatttcaatgtccTATTACTAAAACTGGTAATTTATATTCAGCAACATGTGATAATAGTGCAACAACcccaataacaaaaaattatatcaataataatacacatgaaaaatattcaaatcgtGCATTATCATCACAATCACGTGTTCAACAAACAATATCAACATATTTTCGTTATTCATTAATggatttattacaaaaaatggTATCAGGTACACCACAATTTGTACGTTGTATTAAACCAAATGATaattcaactaaaaaattatttgataatgataaagttATTAAACAATTACGTTACAGTGGTGTATTAGAAACAATACGTATAAGACAAAATGGTTTTTCACATCGCATATTATTTGCTGATTTTCTTAAACGTTATTGTTTTTTAGCATTTGGATGGGATGAAATTGTTGTTGCTAATCGTGATAATTgtcgattattattaatacgtTTAAAAATAGATGGTTGGGCATTAGGtaaaacaaaagtatttttaaaatattatcatgttgaatttttatctaaaatgtATGaagaacaattaaaaaaaattgttagggTACAAGCTTGTGTAAGAAGATGGCTTGCTAAAATTCAttatagaaaagaaaaatggCAATTGGCATGTTCAGTTGTTACATTACAACGACATATTAGAGGATGGTTATTAAGAAAACGTATTAGTGAACAAGTTGATATTGATAATCAACATCATATTAGTACTCCAATTCATCAGGCATATAATTCTGctaaaattattcaacaattgagagaagaaaataatgaaattttacaaaattcatcaataaataatattgaaaaagtaaataaagatAATGCTGCAGTTATTATTCAAAGta ATTTCCGTGGATatacaataagaaaaaaattcggtTCAGAGcttgaagaaaaattcaaagaaatattaaataaatatgataaaaaatcagATGCACGTGAAGCATTAATAAATGAAGGTGTAAGTAATGAAGATGCTATTTTAATTGTTCATCGATGGTATAAACGTGAAATATCTCGTCAAATAAAACCATCACAAACAGATGAAATTCATCCAAAATTAAGACAAGCTGATCTTATTCAATTTTcacaaaat gtTCATATGAATAATCAACaagttcataaatatttacgtCGTAATAAACCGGGACTAAGATTAACAGAGATTGATGAACAATTACCAGAAGATTATTCACGCCCAGATGGATTTAAAATGGTTGAAACAATAATGCAATATCGTGATGATAGTCAACCAGGGGATGATGACACTGTTAAATATTATAGAGATTTAAAAGATGAAATGAGcag acattCACATCGAAAGTGGTTCGGAATTCGAAGAAGACGAAGTTGGCTGGGACTCACCGCTGATACAGCTGGAAAATGA
- the LOC130674797 gene encoding myosin-IIIb isoform X1 gives MDIIEMANPSNNLAYSNLSQHIDFDSLPDPSERFELQDLIGEGTYGEVYSAYDKETDTRVAIKILENIADNIEEIEEEYLILRDMGCHPNIPLFYGLYFKKVDSLNDQNQLWFVLELCTGGSVTDLVQGLKKRGSRLTDNQIAYIIKETVEALVYMHNNNCMHRDVKGHNILLTEDGNIKLIDFGVSTHLDTDISRKNTSVGTPYWMAPEVIACEQQLDLTYDCRCDIWSVGITTIELAEGDPPLSELHPMRALFQIPRNPPPSLKNPDIHSPELSDFIAECLVKDLENRPYATELKEHPLLNEINFMIPQIKLQLKEEIEYKKSLNNISRRIIQVTTKHGKLKLDRKAQPKKIFFDDLAALDSFNEEIIIKQLEQRFKDEQIYTYIGDILIAINPYCNLGLYTSIEQRRYRGQARSDNPPHIFAVADSAYQALLHQRINQGIIISGESGAGKTESANLLLKQLVYLSKAPNRNIEEQILEINSIMEAFGNAKTGININSSRFGKYLELTMTKGGKVTGARIAVYLLEQSRVVRQTIGECNFHIFYYIIEGLNADGRLKQFNIDYLQHRNLYKYLSYNNNNNNNNDKDNDDDDDKNINKYYQVNKSFKIIGFHENQVDTIYSVLAAILNLGNIEFKQIINNDDDEDNEDNNDNKISVVDIEPLNNVANLLGIESYDLLETLTSISVVTRGETITRNNTIDEAKSTRDAMAKGLYGRLFDWIVNQINNHISFNRTMNYEPLTIYLLDIFGFENFQKNSFEQLCINIANEQIQFYFNQNIFTWEQQEYMAEGIPVDLIEFYDNRPVLDMLLSKPLGLLALLDEETRFPGANDKSLIEKFHNNIKSKFYVRPKSDAICFAVNHFSGRVVYQADGFLDKNRNFLPPEVIQLIRQSQYDMIRFLFQCPITKTGNLYSATCDNSATTPITKNYINNNTHEKYSNRALSSQSRVQQTISTYFRYSLMDLLQKMVSGTPQFVRCIKPNDNSTKKLFDNDKVIKQLRYSGVLETIRIRQNGFSHRILFADFLKRYCFLAFGWDEIVVANRDNCRLLLIRLKIDGWALGKTKVFLKYYHVEFLSKMYEEQLKKIVRVQACVRRWLAKIHYRKEKWQLACSVVTLQRHIRGWLLRKRISEQVDIDNQHHISTPIHQAYNSAKIIQQLREENNEILQNSSINNIEKVNKDNAAVIIQSNFRGYTIRKKFGSELEEKFKEILNKYDKKSDAREALINEGVSNEDAILIVHRWYKREISRQIKPSQTDEIHPKLRQADLIQFSQNVHMNNQQVHKYLRRNKPGLRLTEIDEQLPEDYSRPDGFKMVETIMQYRDDSQPGDDDTVKYYRDLKDEMSSGSEFEEDEVGWDSPLIQLENDLHPSLSRQTQVLEMKSEREDRIKSQGDYAIAPEQQLSDIWHKALRQPITMTENSGNSIRGIMKNFQYND, from the exons ATGGATATTATTg aaatGGCAAATCCATCTAATAATTTGGCATACAGTAATTTAAGTCAACATATTGATTTTGATTCATTACCCGATCCAAGTGAACGTTTTGAGTTACAAGATTTAATTGGTGAAGGAACTTATGGAGAAGTTTATTCAGCTTATGATAAAGAAACTGATACACGTGTAGCtattaaaatattagaaaatattGCGGACAATATTGAAGAAATTGAAgaagaatatttaattttacgtgATATGGGTTGTCATCCAAATATACCATTGTTTTAtggtttatattttaaaaaagttgattCGTTGAATGACCAAAATCAATTGTGGTTTGTTTTAgag CTTTGTACTGGAGGATCAGTAACAGACCTTGTACAGGGACTTAAAAAACGTGGAAGCCGTTTAACTGATAATCAAATAgcatatataataaaagaaactGTTGAGGCACTTGTTTATatgcataataataattgtatgcATCGAGATGTAAAAGGtcataatatattattgacTGAAGatggaaatattaaattaattgattttggtGTATCAACACATCTTGATACAgatatttcaagaaaaaatacttCTGTTGGTACACCATATTGGATGGCACCTGag gtaATAGCTTGTGAGCAACAACTAGATTTAACGTACGATTGCCGTTGTGATATATGGTCAGTTGGAATAACAACAATTGAATTGGCTGAAGGTGATCCACCATTATCTGAATTACATCCAATGCGTGCATTATTTCAAATTCCCCGTAATCCACCACcaagtttaaaaaatcctgATATTCATTCACCAGAATTATCAGATTTTATAGCCGAATGTTTAGTAAAAGATCTTGAAAATCGGCCATACGCAACTGAATTAAAAGAACATCcattattaaatgaaataaattttatgattccACAAATAAAGTTACAACTTAAAGAAGaaatagaatataaaaaatcactaaataatatttctcgTCGAATTATTCAAGTAACAACGAAACATGGTAAATTAAAACTAGATCGTAAAGcacaaccaaaaaaaatattttttgatgattTAGCGGCATTAGATTCATTTaatgaagaaataataattaaacaattagaACAAAGATTTAAAGATgaacaaatttatacatatattggtGATATTTTAATAGCTATTAATCCTTATTGTAATCTTGGATTATATACATCAATAGAACAACGTCGTTATCGTGGACAAGCAAGATCAGATAATCCACCGCATATTTTTGCTGTTGCTGATTCAGCTTATCAAGCTTTACTTCATCAACGTATTAATCAaggaataataataagtgGTGAATCTGGTGCTGGTAAAACTGAAAGTgctaatttattacttaaacaattagtttatttaagTAAAGCACCAAATCGTAATATTGAAGAGCAAAtacttgaaataaattcaataatggAAGCATTTGGTAATGCTAAAACtggtattaatattaattcatcACGTTTTGGTAAATATTTAGAATTAACAATGACAAAAGGTGGTAAAGTTACTGGTGCACGTATTGCCGTATATTTGCTTGAACAATCACGTGTTGTTAGACAAACTATCGGTGAatgtaattttcatatattttattatattattgagGGTTTAAATGCTGATGGACgattaaaacaatttaatattgattatttacaacatcgtaatttatataaatatttaagttataataataataataataacaataatgataaagataatgatgatgatgatgataaaaatataaataaatattatcaagttaataaaagttttaaaataattggttTTCATGAAAATCAAGTTGATACTATTTATTCAGTACTTGCAGCAATATTAAATCTTGgtaatattgaatttaaacaaataattaataatgatgatgatgaagataatgaggataataatgataataaaataagtgttGTTGATATTGAACCATTAAATAATGTTGCTAATTTATTAGGAATTGAATCTTATGATTTATTAGAAACATTAACTTCAATATCTGTTGTAACACGAGGTGAAACAATAACACGTAATAATACTATTGATGAAGCTAAATCAACACGAGATGCTATGGCTAAAGGTTTATATGGACGTTTATTTGATTGGATtgttaatcaaataaataatcatatcAGTTTTAATCGTACAATGAATTATGAACCtttaacaatatatttattagatatttttggttttgaaaattttcaaaaaaattcatttgaacaATTATGTATTAATATTGCTAATGAacaaatacaattttattttaatcaaaatatttttacatgggAACAACAAGAATATATGGCTGAAGGTATTCCTGttgatttaattgaattttatgataatCGTCCTGTTTTAGATATGTTATTAAGTAAACCATTAGGTTTATTGGCATTATTAGATGAAGAAACAAGATTTCCAGGAGCtaatgataaatcattaattgaaaaatttcataataatattaaatcaaaattttatgtacGTCCTAAATCAGATGCTATATGTTTTGCTGTTAATCATTTTTCTGGTCGTGTTGTTTATCAAGCTGATGGATTTCTTGATaaaaatcgtaattttttaccACCCGAAGTTATACAATTAATACGTCAATCACAATATGACatgataagatttttatttcaatgtccTATTACTAAAACTGGTAATTTATATTCAGCAACATGTGATAATAGTGCAACAACcccaataacaaaaaattatatcaataataatacacatgaaaaatattcaaatcgtGCATTATCATCACAATCACGTGTTCAACAAACAATATCAACATATTTTCGTTATTCATTAATggatttattacaaaaaatggTATCAGGTACACCACAATTTGTACGTTGTATTAAACCAAATGATaattcaactaaaaaattatttgataatgataaagttATTAAACAATTACGTTACAGTGGTGTATTAGAAACAATACGTATAAGACAAAATGGTTTTTCACATCGCATATTATTTGCTGATTTTCTTAAACGTTATTGTTTTTTAGCATTTGGATGGGATGAAATTGTTGTTGCTAATCGTGATAATTgtcgattattattaatacgtTTAAAAATAGATGGTTGGGCATTAGGtaaaacaaaagtatttttaaaatattatcatgttgaatttttatctaaaatgtATGaagaacaattaaaaaaaattgttagggTACAAGCTTGTGTAAGAAGATGGCTTGCTAAAATTCAttatagaaaagaaaaatggCAATTGGCATGTTCAGTTGTTACATTACAACGACATATTAGAGGATGGTTATTAAGAAAACGTATTAGTGAACAAGTTGATATTGATAATCAACATCATATTAGTACTCCAATTCATCAGGCATATAATTCTGctaaaattattcaacaattgagagaagaaaataatgaaattttacaaaattcatcaataaataatattgaaaaagtaaataaagatAATGCTGCAGTTATTATTCAAAGta ATTTCCGTGGATatacaataagaaaaaaattcggtTCAGAGcttgaagaaaaattcaaagaaatattaaataaatatgataaaaaatcagATGCACGTGAAGCATTAATAAATGAAGGTGTAAGTAATGAAGATGCTATTTTAATTGTTCATCGATGGTATAAACGTGAAATATCTCGTCAAATAAAACCATCACAAACAGATGAAATTCATCCAAAATTAAGACAAGCTGATCTTATTCAATTTTcacaaaat gtTCATATGAATAATCAACaagttcataaatatttacgtCGTAATAAACCGGGACTAAGATTAACAGAGATTGATGAACAATTACCAGAAGATTATTCACGCCCAGATGGATTTAAAATGGTTGAAACAATAATGCAATATCGTGATGATAGTCAACCAGGGGATGATGACACTGTTAAATATTATAGAGATTTAAAAGATGAAATGAGcag TGGTTCGGAATTCGAAGAAGACGAAGTTGGCTGGGACTCACCGCTGATACAGCTGGAAAATGACCTTCACCCATCGTTGAg TCGCCAAACTCAAGTTCTAGAGATGAAATCAGAAAGAGAAGATCGAATAAAATCACAAGGCGACTACGCGATTGCACCAGAACAACAACTATCGGATATATGGCACAAAGCCCTGAGACAACCAATAACAATGACAGAAAATTCTGGAAATTCTATaag aggaataatgaaaaatttccag tacaacGACTAA
- the LOC130674798 gene encoding inactive peptidyl-prolyl cis-trans isomerase FKBP6-like, with protein MAKIIDPVLGVSLRDLMSDDGMVFNFGNEFAENNDDDTFKFDQNIDFTDDELLKFMNLEISDDENENDNKQSGNKNDDGDDENSKVPMSPGFNFDKIKEKMINLRDDGKIKKLILKNGIGETVAKDSQIVIKYSGYLEGQDNPFDSTYQRHCADRYRLNRGELIHGLELSIQSMKKHEVSAFLIDPDLAYGEIGCWPNIPGNSEVLFIVNLIDYADNIAADDYESLEPEERKVFNKIEKFIENLLLIGADNYKRGQTKRAIRDYKRAIDRLEESKFNNNNNDDNDEEERYKSLISRAYQNLALCYNKEDMPRKACIACNNVINKTAKTYFHYGRALIKMGEYKEALEKLNLALEMSPRNDEIMKEIGIADKLQRKNLKTEKDMWSNCLGMEKLTSEIKNIEYKKIANEFCNNFINNNDVIRQPLPDGIDLLLKDSIRKAALLLDIKVTSVNKYGKESLYLEKSNYQ; from the exons ATGGCTAAAATTATAGATCCAGTGTTGGGAGTTAGCCTCAG agATTTAATGTCAGATGATGGTATGGTGtttaattttggaaatgaatttGCTGAAAATAACGACGatgatacttttaaatttgatcaaaatattgattttacgGATGATGAGTTGCTTAAATTCATGAATCTTGAAATATCAGATgacgaaaatgaaaatgataataaacaaAGCGGTAATAAGaatgatgatggtgatgatgaaAATTCTAAAGTTCCAATGTCGCcaggttttaattttgataaaataaaagaaaaaatgataaatttacgtGATGATGGAAAA attaaaaaattaattcttaaaaATGGTATTGGAGAAACAGTAGCTAAAGATTCACaaatagttataaaatattcagGTTATTTAGAAGGTCAAGATAATCCATTTGATTCAACTTATCAACGTCATTGTGCTGATCGTTATCGGTTAAATCGTGGCGAATTAATACATGGTTTAGAATTATCAATTCAAAGTATGAAGAAACATGAGGTATCAGCATTTTTAATTGATCCTGATTTAGCTTATGGTGAAATAGGATGTTGGCCAAATATTCCTGGTAATTCAGAAGTTTTATTTATCGTTAATCTAATAGATTATGCAGACAATATTGCTGCTGATGATTACGAGTCACTTGAACCAGAAGAACgtaaagtatttaataaaattgaaaaatttattgaaaatttattattgattggTGCCGATAATTATAAACGTGGACAAACAAAACGTGCAATACGTGATTACAAACGTGCTATTGATCGTTTagaagaatcaaaatttaataataataataatgatgataatgatgaagAAGAACGttataaatcattaatatcACGTGCCTATCAAAATTTAGCACTTTGTTATAATAAAGAGGATATGCCACGTAAAGCTTGTATTGCTTGTAataatgttattaataaaacagctaaaacttattttcattatggacgtgcattaattaaaatgggaGAATATAAAGAGgcattagaaaaattaaatcttgcATTAGAAATGAGTCCACGTAATgatgaaataatgaaagaaaTTGGTATTGCTGATAAATTACagcgtaaaaatttaaaaactgaaaaagaTATGTGGTCAAATTGTTTGGGTATGGAAAAATTAAcatctgaaattaaaaatattgaatacaaaaaaatagctaatgaattttgtaataattttattaacaataatgatgTTATAAGACAACCATTACCCGATGGAATTGATTTATTACTTAAAGACTCTATAAGAAAAGCAGCATTATTATTGGATATTAAAGTTACATCTGTCAATAAATATGGTAAAGAAAGTCTTTATCTTGAAAAATCTAATtatcagtaa